In Cicer arietinum cultivar CDC Frontier isolate Library 1 chromosome 1, Cicar.CDCFrontier_v2.0, whole genome shotgun sequence, one DNA window encodes the following:
- the LOC101489465 gene encoding uncharacterized protein: MGAKRSSSSSFCSVFKACFSSGNNSDEYWEGSGSGRRIFASDEDRGCWVAEPGIDRKASDFIARYYATRVTDSQSQFAS, encoded by the coding sequence ATGGGAGCTAAGAGgtcatcttcttcttccttttgcAGTGTTTTCAAAGCATGTTTCTCAAGTGGAAACAATAGTGATGAATATTGGGAAGGTAGTGGAAGTGGAAGAAGAATATTTGCAAGTGATGAAGATAGAGGTTGTTGGGTTGCTGAGCCTGGTATTGATAGGAAAGCTTCTGATTTCATTGCTAGATACTATGCTACTAGAGTCACTGATTCTCAAAGCCAATTTGCTTCTTGA